The nucleotide sequence GATGAGGCCGGTTCCAGGCTCCATACAACCGGCACCCGACGCCAATTCGAAGTGTTGATTGCCCGACGACACTGTGAGGAGCATCAGCACCTCAGTGTCCGACGCCTCGATCAATCTCTTGGTGCGAACCACTTTCAGTGCGGGGCAATCCCATTCCGTGACTTTGATGTCGCTGAGATCGAAGGACCGTAGTCTTCCGTCAGGTTCGTCGTCTGCATCGGTCGAAAGATCGACCCGCATCGGCACAATCCGCGCCGCCATCGCATGCTCCCAGGCCGACCGGCGGTCCTGACGCTCGACCTGGCGGAGGTCGAGCGTCGTCGGCGAGTCGTTCTTCATGACGCTGCGTTCCATCGTTTGGGCGACGTCATTTGACGAGCAGGTCCGTCCGTCCATCGCTCTTCAGCAGCTCGATGTAGATCGGGAACAGCTCCTTCGCCGCCGGAACGGCTTTGGCAATGAGTGCCATCTTCCCTTCGAGGACAACCTCGCCCCTGGTCACAGCCATGAGCAGATTCAGGTCGCCCTGCCAGAAGCGGTTCGCGAAATCGCTGCTCATACGGAGGGTGGCGTCTGCCTCATCGTCCGGTGAGCTGGGAACGGCGGTCACGCCCGGTAGATCGATAACTATGCAGCCGTCGGGTTCGGTGGCGATCACTTTGAGGACGCCCGGGGTGCCCGAGAGCTTCTGGACGAGCTTCGGATCGCTCTTTGCCTGCTCGAATGCCATGCCGATGTACTTGTACAGGTCGTCGGCGGTGGGTGATGTGGTCATTTGTTTGGTGGTTCCTCTCGTGACGGCCGTGGCACACCCGGGCGGCGACGAAGTTGCCCCCGTAACGGCATAATGAAAGTTGTAACGAAGTTATAGATAGGGTAAGCGGTTGCCTCGACTGTGGCAAGTGTCACATCGTCTCCGCTCGGCACACGCTTCCTGGGCTAGACCCGAGCGGGGAAACATCGATGTGCTGACGGTCAGGTGAGCGAAGCCGTCCAACGGCGGCTGAGCGGACGGCCGCCCTCGATGGTGCTCGAGATGCTAGACCATCTCATATGGGACTGCAGCGTTCAGCCGCGCCCATTCCTTCTCGGCCTCCGACTCGGCGGGCGGCGGCTTAATCCCGTTAACCCACCAAAGCTGCAGCGGTGTTTCGTCGATATGGATCTCCCAGCGGAAACCGCGGGGGCTGACGTGGGGTTCGATTGCATCCGCGAAGGCTTGCATGGCCATGTCCCTGAAGTCGTCCGAGTCTGGCATGCGGCGGGCAATATGATCGACCGTGATGCGGACGAAGTCGTTCGCTTCGTCGCCGCCGACCCAGATGGTGTCACTTGGAAGTTCGTGAAATGCAACCACAACATAGAATCGCGGAAGGTCCGCGAAGTTCACGTAGACCTCAGTAATCGACTCTGCAAAAGCCTTCCTCTGCTCTTTGGTGTACGCGCCTGCGGGAACGTAAATCTTCCACATCGGCATAGCATTCTCCTTTTCCTGAAGTTAGCAACCTGCCAGACCAAGTGTGGTCTTCGCCACAACCAAGGTTAGGGAATTGGGCGCGGCGCTCAATAGGATCAGGGCGACCGCGGGCGGTATTCCCACGCCTCGTCATCCAGTTGATTTGGTGAAACACCCTTTTCCAGTGGGACAGGGGAGCAACCCCATCACGTCCGCAGCCGGTAGGTGGTCCTCGAGACCAAGCATGTGCAAGCGGGGCAGACTCCCGAGGAGATCACCGGCCCACACGCACGCAAGCGAGCCCGGCCGCGTTGGCGCTGAACATCCCCGGACGGCAGATGCGCATCGCCGACCCCTTCAGGTCGGCGATGACCTGCTAGGCCACTGCATGCTGATCGTGCGCCTTCGACCAAGGTCAGCGG is from Hoyosella subflava DQS3-9A1 and encodes:
- a CDS encoding tautomerase family protein; this translates as MPMWKIYVPAGAYTKEQRKAFAESITEVYVNFADLPRFYVVVAFHELPSDTIWVGGDEANDFVRITVDHIARRMPDSDDFRDMAMQAFADAIEPHVSPRGFRWEIHIDETPLQLWWVNGIKPPPAESEAEKEWARLNAAVPYEMV
- a CDS encoding SCP2 sterol-binding domain-containing protein, whose protein sequence is MTTSPTADDLYKYIGMAFEQAKSDPKLVQKLSGTPGVLKVIATEPDGCIVIDLPGVTAVPSSPDDEADATLRMSSDFANRFWQGDLNLLMAVTRGEVVLEGKMALIAKAVPAAKELFPIYIELLKSDGRTDLLVK